The genomic stretch acgAGTTACGaatactacgatcatctccactcactacgTCTAGACTAGTCaaagttgaacattttgacATTAATCTAGCTAAACCCCATGCTGGGCAAAACAGTAAATGGTTCATggcagtagtaatccatcacaaattgacaggcggTATTAATTGGTTTTACTTACTTCAAACAATTGCTCATATAATATTCAATTAGTACAGCTGCTTtgactaaaatcatgtgggggaTGCAATAACGTCATCAcgtttatatgaatgctgtcggggggtagcacagatttctgtgctagagtaatgactttgacgagacgtagtgagtggagatgatcatagtaatcgtAACTAGTATTTAGCAGCCTAAATAGACGTGCAATTTCATCTAACATTCTATGATttcaatggtgtcatattcCTGTAACATACCTGTTCAGTCATACAGAAGATATGAGCATCGTCTTGTTGAAACCGACGTACTCTAACCAGACCGGTTAAAGCTCCCGATAGTTCGTTACGATGAAGTACACCAAAGTCAGCCATGCGATACGGCAGTTCTCTCCATGAACGTGGTCGGTGATCATAAATCAAACTGAAAGAGAAACATCAAAACTTACTTTCCACCCTTTGTCTAATTTACAACAAATTTTAATGCAAGAAATCTTAGCACTTATTTTCATTTACTAAACCTATCAATTAAAAATTATTCTAGaagtcaaattttatttcacataATTCTATTGCTGATGAAGTTTTTTGGCAAGTTCTCGAACAACGaaatatacatcatgtaatcTACAATCCTTTATCAACATCaaaccattttgttttcattccacAGTTAacacaaatattaattttaaccaatgcaatattattttttttcagagacCCAGCTCCCTCTCGTTGATATGGACTAGTATTTAAACAACTTACCAGTGACCTGGACAGTTCATTGGTTTCAATGCATACTTCTCCTTTTCAACATCAAAGGAAAACATATTTTCCTATACCgaaaaaaaacataatgtgATCATGGTAACATCTGGGATACTTGCATGTCAAAGTAAAACTTATACATTGCTGCCTGTTGGCAATATAAATGTTACCACATTACTGTCCATGGACACTACAAGTGTTGCCATGGAGTCCAATGACCTAATAACATTATCCTGGTTTCTTATATCAGTACACTTTACAATATGGTGCATTGTAATGTCagtttttatataaaataaccAGTCATATAGATTATGACATAACTATCTGTTCTAAACATATACCCATATTCAGACAGTACTGTGTActatacattaatttttttttaattaaaattttttcaaaaattttgaatttttatttgaaattgtgaaatttaaaaaaaaaaattgattttttttttcagtatctgATCTCTCCCACTTCTTTAATAAATGGTTTACAAAATATCATACTTACAGAGTAATGTTGCCAATGACCTGAAGTTTCCCATAGCCGACTGTTGTATATATTAGGTGAGATTACCTCCTGGAATCCACGCTTCCTGTATTCACACTGTATCAAGTAAAGCAATATAAACAATTCTTACAACCGTGTATCTCAacaatcaaaattgattttgcAGGAATATTTTACACACGCATATACAATTCAAACTTGTCCTCTAAATAGAGACATAAGcttattttctcaaaaacattCATCTAACTTAACTTGCAGAGGTTTTTAAAAGGGTGTACAAATGCAATTATAAAATAGTCAAAAGGGGGGCTTCATTGGTTTTATTTGCCAGCTCTGAAGGCTTATATTACTCGTTTGTGTGATTTTTGTCTTTGGGCCGTAAATCTTTGAAATCTCAGTCAATGCACTGATTACAGTGCACTTTGTGTGAGGTCAGATTTCATTGAGCTTGCATCATCATACATTAAATAAAGGTCGCGGATTCAATCCCAGGCTCTCATTTTAGAGTACAGCTCAAAGATAAGGTTTCAGATGCTACGAGCTTATCCTCACTTCGGATCGACTCCAACTGCGCATCTTATCAGTGGCACCATAATGATAGCATCGGATAACTCTTTCATTCTGAACAAAAATCCTTTCTAAAACTCTGCAAGGCAACAGTTTTTTTTAACAGATAGATATTAACCCTTACCAAACGGAGTCTTTAAAAACTGAAATACAGTACACTTACCTTTAGATAATTGATAAGTGTGTTGTAGATATGTGCTCCTTTTGGGTGGAAGAAGCAACTTCCTGGACTGAGTTCATGGAAGAAATACAATTCGTGATCTCTTCCTAACTTCCTATGATCTCTCTTGGCAGCTTCCTCTTGGAAGTGTTTCCACTCCTTCAGTTGTTTCGTGTCTGGGAATGAGATACCGTAGATTCTTTGTAGGGACTCGGCTTCTGCCTTGCCTTCCCAATAAGTGGCAGAATTCTggtgggaaaaaaatgaaaacgtAGAAATCGTGAAATGTAGAGGAATTGAAGAGTTGAAGATTGTTACAAAGCCAAAGGTACATGTCTACATGTTAAGTGTGTTTCTTAGGTAAACTCCAACACCAATGGATTCTGaaagtattttcaaaattaaatgtcaaattattcTACATTTCTCCTGCTGTTACCGTCTTAAAATTATTCCAGGATCCTCTGTTCACATATCAGTTCATCTGTGTACACATGAACATTTGAATTTTCCACATAATATCTTACAGGTTCTATATAACAGAAAACATTTCCTTCAAAGGTTGGCACAGTCACAGTAGTGCAAATGAGTGAAAAATACTTTGAATGGTTCAGGTTTATGTACTTTCTACATGatcactttcttttttttcacttgGCATAAACAGTGTGCACATCCACACAACACAGATGAAGTTCATAATTCGTGCAAAGATGACACAGAAAAAGTGTAAACTTCATTTCCACTATCATCTAAGTCCCAATTATGTACTAACCTTGACTACGTCCATGGCCTTGACTTTACCAGTATGCCTGATATGAGGTCCACGACAAAGATCAATCAGGGGTCCACACCTGAATTAAAAAACAACCAGATcataaaattaattattcacaTCATGGCTAAGATACGATTTTAGATACTACAACCCTGTCCCCACTTGAATCAATTCCAACTGATTAGGCTCACCTGAATTGAATCGAAAAACCCCTCCCTCTTCTGACTAGAATACATTGTAACCTCTTTATAATGGACTCTGTTATAGCGAACATTCTGTTCAATCAAGCACCCTGTCATATTCCCTTACATTTGAATAGAATACATATTACACAACATTTGAAAAGAAACAGTTCATCTACAGTAATTGTACactaaaaaaaaagacttgAATTTACAAAAAGTTTTGTCCCTAAGTAGGCATTTCAGGACGATAGATTTATATCTAATATCAAGAATTATACAGACTGATTGCTTCAATAGATTAACTGACACAATACCCAATGTATCATATGTACTCTGCTCCTAATATAGGGGTTACCATCTAATTTCTATACTAGTGAAGTACTTTTCAAAAAACGTGCTAGTGCAATATAACAAAGTTTGATCACAACGCAGTGTTAGCTTTTACAAATTCAAGTCACCATTACCTGTAGACAGTAGTACTTGGAGTTGTTATCTTCTCATTAAGAATACGTACTTTGAATTGATTGtactgaaagaaaaaaatagactGATTAATATCATGACAAATAGTCCACCATCAGTGTAAAAACTGGTCACAAATGGGTAAAAACTAATATGGGTTTGTATACCATAAATAGCATTAGATAGAATGTATGTATACTCACTTCAAACATTTTCAACAGATCTTCTTTCTTCATGACAAGTCTTTCAAAGGGTTGCTTCTCTTTCTGAATTTTCTTGACAACTTGCATGAGTGATGAAAAATCATTACTAGAAACTTGCCTGTATTATCAGAATTGAGAGAAAagataagttttcattttaacaGTGTACCAGTAAACCCTTCTGTTATAAACTGTTCCTTACAGGACCAAGATTGACCATTTTGTGTTACTCAAGAACGTACTTAAAACATTGGAGAAGAATTTTACAAATTAGATAAGTTTGATCTTGACGTTCTTCTGGAAAGAAGGATATTTTTTGGGTAAAAATTTTGTAATCGATTTCATTATTactacacgtacacacatactgAAATCTGAtgcaaaaaaacacattttcgAACATACCTATTTCTTTCCTTATTCACATGTTTTCTCACAAGACCTTGTCTTCTGACATCTATATTTGACATCACAATGCGATGCAAAagacatttcaaaccatactgAGTAAACCCTACCTTTAGCTATCCTTAGATGACCATAACTGTACTGTCATTTGAACACATGAATTTGTATACACAGCCGAGTATTCCACCAAAAAAGTAGCATACACAGAAATACTGTACATACCTGTCCTCAATAAACATATCATAGAAAAATCCAGTATCAATGGGAGGTCCATAACAAAGACATCCTCCATAGTGCCTCTCCATGGCTTCACCTAACATATGAGCACTAGAATGCCAGAAGACTTGCTGTCCCTGCTCATCTTCAAACTTCAACAGTTGCAGACTGAcatcgccctctagtggccgGTCTAAGTCCCATAGTTCGTCATTGACCTTGGCAATGACGGTGTTGTCAGCTAACCCTTGGctgaaaaatgataaaaaatacagaAGTGTGAATGCAGTGTTCATCTGATTTTCCAGAATGAATCAAGTAATGCTTggacatgtacaaaaaatgtgtatCTATTTCGGTTATACATATCCATGTATGTCTACACTTGTCACATTTATTCCCGACAGTCACCTCAAACATGCTAAAGACCTCCCAATGTGCTGAAGACCCCCTTATGTACTGAAGACCCCCTGCTGTACAGCACAAACTGATGAAAGTCTAGGGTGCTACTATTCCCTGCTGAAAGTCACATGTGAGTAAACAATCAAAATCACGTTATGAAATATGTGTCCATGTGCaagtatgcatatgtgtgtcactgtgtgtgtgtgtgtgtgtgtgtgtgtgtgtgtgtgtgtgcgtgcgtgtatgtgtgtgtgtgtgcgcgtgtgtctaatagtagatacatgtacatacatgtatattgcatacACTCCTGTAAAACCTCTCAAGACAATTACTCTATATAAAAGTGATTACAACTGCAGTGTACTACAGTTACAGGTAATCATCCCCATAAAATGTCTGATCACCTGATTCATCAGAATGTACGACTGTTTTCATATCATACCTGATTCCTTGAGCAACTAGATATGGAGTAGTTTCCCATGCTTTGCCTTCCACCACTTTACCATCTGGGAGAGTAACTTGAATGGGTGTCTTGTCCTTTGCTGATTAGATGACAAAAGTACACATTCAGTTATGATTGTGGTTTGTGATTTACCTTCATGCACATACACAACACAAAAAGTGCACactatacagtacagtacaacttGAATTACTCTCCGCTACTTGTGACCagaatattttgtattacttATCAAATACTTGTAAGGCCTATATATATGGCCGATAGTATTGaataatttgattgattgaatgattgattgattgattgattgataacaGTGAATAGCTTTCAGTGTTAACAAAGAGTGCCCAGGGcagcactaacacctcaccaggaCATATGTATTTTAGCAACTGGAAGGTTACAAGTTTCCCTTAGCCCGGTGTTAAGAAAAGACCGATGCTAGATTAGCTACTCAGAGATGGAATCTTGAGCTGGGAGTACCATACATACTGTACAATTCCATTCTGTTCTGTACTGTTGGGTACTTGAAAAACACtgtcaaaatataaattgtttCTACCAGTCCTTTATCAAATTCTCAAAGACACATTGACATACCTGCTATCTCTGCTTCATATTCTGcttttaatttatcaaacatttcaatacGACTCTGGATGTATTCAGGCCATGGCTCCAACTgaaaaatgacagaaaatgtataaatgttggAGGTCTTCATTGGAACTAAACATCTATATCTAAATAGATCAGCACTAATGTGTTGCCAGTGGTATTGAAGCACAATGACAACCAATAACTGAATACTAGTTTCAATGTTGTTCAGACCATTCTCAAAGCTAatggttgtcggtggctgagtggttaaaccccTTGCCTCCTACCACTGCGGTCAGGGTTTGAACCCCATtgagggttcgattaaatttaccggTACGTAAggagagtgtcattcagtttcactctactgaacaacgcaggttttccccctGGGTATTCCGGTTAACACTgaagggatggccctcactggacttatTGGGAGCCAAGTGTTTCTATACttaactatccagtataaataaagattattattataatggTAACCTAATATACTTTCAAATCTTGAGGCTGTATACAGTTTACTTTCTTGTTACATTACTGCAAGAACAGTTCATATTTACAGTTGCTAATGGCATGATTATTGAATATTGTTGCTGTAATCAGAGAGCTCAATCCCTGTAACATCCATAATGTTAGTATGTTATATAAAGAACGAACATTCACCATGCCATTCCTCTAATCACATAAATGCTGGATTCTGTATCCGTATCAATACTCTAATGATTTATTAGTAAATTGCCTGTTTCTGGGAAAGGATCACTGTCAAAAACATTCTGTGAATTTCACACTAAAATGCTTTGATCCAGCTTACAGATTCAACAACAACATGAAGGTAAATCACAAACcacaaaaatcaaattaatacCTCACCTCTACTGGATTACCAGTATCTCCACCACCTCCTTTCTTTTTAGCtttcttctcttttttctctttcttctgaCCACCCTGTGCTGCAGCCGCTGCTGCTTGCTACAAAcaaaacatgtcatgtacatataCGTTACATTAAATATGAATGGGTGTAACAATGTGTAAAAGTCTACTAAACAGAACTGTGTTATCTTAACTTGTATATTACAAGCATCTCATATTCAATGTAATCATAAAGTTTGAAACTGATTTAGAAACATAACTGTTGGGGTTAAACTTTCATCCATGGCAAACATTAATCCACAATAACCAATGAAATATGCCGGACAGTGATTTGTTCACTATTTCTTTCTTCTGGTCTGTTTCCAAAATGAAACTAACAAAGTATTCTACCTGCATTTTAAACATCTAGCTCTGTCATAACTGGATGATGAAATGTTCAGCAATTCCAAAGTTCAACTGTCTTAATACTCTATTTGTACAATGATATAAGGACTTTGTTCCATAGTATAGTCTTAATTAGTGATTGACAGGAGATTTAACTTTACCAGTAGCCAATAAGGAACTGGCCATACCTTTCGTTTGTGAAAGATATGTCATTGAAGTTAGCAATGTTTGACCAATAAATAAGAGTACTCTAAAAGTGTTGAGGGCGATATGCTGAAAACCgggaaaaatgtgaaaaagagTCGCAGGCGATATTCTTAACTTTTATAGAAAATCTTGTGATTTACATAAACAAACTTAGTCAGGTGTCCGACATAGAGACAAGATGAATTCATGATGGAAGGGATGTGTACGTTCCACAACAGACAACCAAGGTTCCAGGAGCACATTCAGAAATACAAGTCGATGTAATTAGTGTTTGACAGGATTCACCACACGCCAGAAATGTAAGCAAAGTAGGAGACAAGATTGGTCATATACCTAACGTAGAAGAGTTGTCAAATCTGTCGTCaacttgtttttttaatttctgaCCCAAAAATTTAATTCCAAATTATACACATGTCTATGCTTACAATACTATTATGTAATTCAAAACAGAGCTAGTCTTCAAATctatttacttgtttgttatTAAAACCTACATAAtaatagtacatttgtatacaggAGTAGTGTTGCACTCAGAAATGAAACTAACAATGTAATCTGTTTCTActgtaattacaatgtaaatttcaCAGCTGTGCCATatagatgatgaaatgtatgCTAATTTCTGGGTTCACTGTATGTATTCCTAATcaatatacttacatgtagtttaaagCATAGACTCTTCACGAAAGGGACGCATTGTTAACTTATAAGCTTATTTCAGACGCAAAATAGACAGAAGTAACATTCCCTTTGATGAATGCTGGCAGAGATGTGCccatttcgtgtagggtctatgtttaaAGACCGAACTTTTGGACAACTAGCTCAAGCTATTTACTCCATATTTTCACTGCTTTTACACATAAAAAGAATTATTACATGGATAGGTACACAACTAAATTCAAATTGTACACAAGTTCACAATACTGAATTTAAAACACAGCTAAGAATTTAAACCTCTTTTTTTAGTGTCACCTTCTTTGACTTGTCATTCTTTGACTATATATCAACAgctatatgtaaatgtaaccaAATATTTTAGTTGGAATGACGCTTGATGTGATCCTTTCATTTTTCTCATTTAAATAATCACTGGTACAAACAGCCTAATCTGACATATTTGCACACTAAACAAGACACTGCATATACTCATGACGAAATGTTCATGACAATGATACATGCTTCAGTTCTTTTATGACAGTGATTGGACATACACTATGGTTAAACCCATTTGACTTTGCACTCATTTCCTCATCAAAACATCTGATTGAAGATAGTAAAAGCTAGAAGTGTGAAGCAAATGACATTTCATAGCAACGTCATACTCGATCCTGCTCACAGATTAATTTTAGACTTACTTAGTCCTCAGAATTGAGTCCTGAAttactctgtctgcaagcaggactacaaaaatgtacattgtagttcgGATTCATTTCTGACATTATCCCTTCTAAATTGTCCTGTGAAAAACTGTAACATGCCTGATCTAAGCACACCAACACTAGTCTTTGCAAATATGGTGTACTACTGCTACTGAATAGAatgacatgtatattttcactttcatttacAGCTTTGGGTAGAGAAatgttcaattttgaaatatcagTGGTTGATGCCTAGtttctagtctagttcctatccagtatcgttaccatttacacccctACTCACGTTGGCATGGAGACTACATGTACCTGGTTTCATGATTCATGAACCAAGTTATGTAAGCAGCACAAACAAAATTCCATGTACTTAGTGTTTAATGCTGTAATAATGGTACAATGGTCACACTATTTGATAACTTGGTACTGTTTGTATAACAGCCCTGCTGGCTCGTTGGGTCTGTGACTCAATTCTGTTTGGTATTTctcaaacacccccccccccctcccccctgtGGGAGTGGCAACCGTCAGTATATAGACTACTACAACCATACTACATACTAGTAGGGCTACCGTTATATCAGTTCCTTGAGAGGCACACATAATAACAGTTAACGAAAATCTATATGAAGCATGAGAGACAACTTAtagaaaatatttcaagttttacATATTGTTCAATATTCTGGACTGCTAGTACTACCAGCAGTGAATATTTGCCTAGTCTAGCGACATCTCTGATCATCAATCTATGATATGAAACGGCATATGTCTGTAATTTGTGAATGAATGTCCTTGTGTTCATGAACACCAAACAACACACCCAGCCCCGCAGCACAATCAACTGTATACATTAACAATCTACCAGCACAAATTGACACGTGTGTCATCAATGTACTGTGCGAAGACATGTCACTAACCGGCGGCGTGGTTGTGCTCATTGTTTTGGCAACCCTGTACAGGAATCCCTTGGTTACTCGATTAATACAAAGTCTTGCAAGTATAGAAGTCATGGAAAAACGATCGTAGAAAATGTGAAGGAAATTTTCATGCCTTGGGCTTGTCTTCGAGGTTTAGTTGGTCGACTCCGGCTGCAACTTCTTCCGCCATCTTGCTCCACAAATACCTTTTAAGTTAGTAATTATTCGCAAACTAAATTTAACTCCGGGGGGTGGTATTCCCATGTAAAGATGGACGAGATTTGCCACCCAAAGTTGGTATATTTTCAACCCTAAAACTCTATACACGAGGTCTATGAAGAAGTACAACATATTCATACTCTAGAAATATCTCCAATACTGAAAGTTAAAGTTACACTTTCGATAGAAAACAAACGTGACTATCACCCGTTTTGCGTCCGACACGACATGGGTTGCTGTTCCCAGGGTACTGATCGATAcagtatagcgccaccaacgggcAATATTGTTTTCAGATAGTCGTTGTCGCTAACAGCTATGGTGACTAATTAAAAATATACACCCCAAATTTTCCAATACAGTATGATATGGCATCTCAAAGGGTTCAAAGTTACTTTCTCAATAGATTTCCTAAAGGAATGACGAATTCatcatttgacaatatttttggGAAAGCTAGGTGGTATGATAACTCGCTTCGCGGAACAAGTGTGGCTCTTTGAATGATGCAACATACGGAAATCGTGCTGCATCTATAAAATTACAATGGCATGTCATCACCATGCATATTGATAGTCGTAAATCGGCAgaaaaaatgtggaaaaaattcataaattccACAGTCTGCATcccttttacatgtaaactgtggACCTACCGTTAAGTCAAGTAAACAAATCATGGTTTGTGTTTAGTCATTCTAAAATCTAATAGTAAtaattcaaaaataataatattgacaCTGAAGTCATCATTCTCCTCACAGTTAATAGCTTACTGCTACTTTTTAAAACTTCATTTTCCTAttccaacaacaaaataaaatcaatgtaTTATTAAAGAGAAAAGGGGTGAGCAACCAGATATGCACTGAATGCCTGTTGCAAggttttaaatattaaaaaaaaaaaaaaaaaaaaaaaaaaggtttagaaATTGtatggtgaaaataaaaataaaatgaaaatatccaaAACTTGAACTATTAAactaatttacaatttattgcatACATTGTAAAAGCAGATCTTGTACTTCAACAGACAATTTAACACCTGGGATTTTACATGTGATACTCCAAAACTAAAACAACTGTACAGGATGATGGTTTAGCCTGGATATTTTAGTTACTTCCCCTCACTCTTCATATCTGTTGTGAAGTAGATCACCTGAAAACGCATGAGCTCAAAAATCCTTAGATATTTCGGTCACATTTTGAACATTGACTTCTTTTGGTTCTACTTCGTGCGTACCACAGATCTACTGAATATGTGTGACATTTTGATCCGCAACAACCTTAACATGCAATATAAtattcatctctctctctctctctctctaactgTTGGTGGTAATTCAAAAGACTTCTTCTGCAGTAGATGTGAGACAGGTTTTCAAGTGGCTCAATACCACGGAGAGCTTCTAGACTTAGTCTATCAAACACACGGTAAAAGAATAAATTTCGCTTTCCTTCATAGAAAATAACAGAAGTAACACAAGACAAccaaagcatttttttttccGAAAATAGGACCCATGATACATTTATTGGTCTATGGTCAACTTGAAACTGTACAGAGACGCAAGTGAAATTGTACACTACCAGCATCTAGAGTTCTACATGTAATGAAGTGATATCGCCAGTTTTAAAGTTGCATTACAATTTAAATAAATGCcaaaattaattttacatgaaaataaataaattgtggGCTAGTACTCACACATGGGGAAAAAAAAGGTTGCAATGCCAATTGCATACCTTTAAAAGTAGATAGGTAAGTTTGAAAATTCGTTCATCAGGTTggtaaaaaattgtttgtttgtttttttggcaaaaattagttcttgtatcatGACCAAGGGGTCTAATTACTTACTAGTAACTTTTCACCTGATCAGGTCAACAGGATTTGTCAAACtgtccaatagggaacttgcaattcagactgagcatgctcagacgcaaaggactatgggattgtAATATTTAATCTTGAGCcaccaataaaacaaacttCCCACAATGGACTaagaattgattatttgtggttacaaacaatgtaccaattttgtttacaatactaattgattagtatttattataacatttcccatgatgcaacattcaacatggcagctATGCAAGTTCCCTGTTGCTGGGTTTACCACAAGGCGGAGTAGAAGACAAAGGGGGTAAAACCGTGAACAGGGATGAGGGACATACTAATTACATTACTATGATCATGTCACCACTACTATGCTGCCTAGTGGTGAAGCCAACAAACAGATAGTTTGATAAAACCTCttgacctgaacaggtgaaactTTACTTGCAAGTAATTAGTACCCTTGGTTGTGATACAAGAACTAATAATTACTAATTTACTATGCAGGTAGAGTTCtcatttttaattattttgggGAGACAAACCATcatgtttgttttatctttCCTCTAAAATCCAATTTTCATGCCCTTTTTACACTATTTCTCAAAGAACATATAAAGATTGGGGTCAACAGGGGACCAAGGTTAGGTTAGGTAATCGGAgcgaaataatttttttttttcattgtgcCTGATGCAAAAGTACATACGCCAATTTATGTTTGCAGAGTAACAGGTGTGTTTATCTGAAATTGGACAATGAAGAGCTAACAAGAACATGAGAGTGACGCAGGAATCTACACACTACCAAAATAATCTCCAAGATTCAGCAGTGTTCATATTTTTCTATAGTAATTGGTTGCTCTATGGAGCACATCACATGTACTTTTATAAGCTGATTAGCAAGCAATCGCTATCTTTGCAAACACCAAAATTCATAGGATCAAAGTTTTGTGGTCTatgaatttttgaaaacaacagAATATCTTGCATGGCCTCAGAGTTTTGAGTTTGTGagtctgtaaaaaaaaaatatctgtacACCATAAAACAAAATTCGTTTGTCTAAAACATAGTAAAATATGCTAGATAGACTTTCTGAGACCACTGTCTGTAATGACAAACACAATAGTAGATTTGTAATCACTTATTGAAAAATGTTCATTATGTGTGGGAAATCATAACTCTATCCACACTCTTCTTTCAACAGTTATCAATGATACGACCATTTGATGACTGTCAACATTCTGAGATTAATGAATGTCAGCACGTTAACAactttgtgtttgttttaaaaCCATCGAAGGATGTCTCACTGTAGTTTGCATTTCTCAACgtgttatgtatacatgtattcatgtagactgtaatgacatcatcgATCCAGGCTTATCAACCTGTCCTAATATTGGGGAGATTAGACCACGCCCTCAACGACTGATCTGTCAATCTAGTATTCATGAAGCCAATTCCAATTGTGTAAGCTATTGTTAAAATTTGGATAAAATGCAAGACTTGCGCAAAGTATGTTTTCATTGACCTTGGCATTAATTGTATAATTAACTTTTCATCCCTCATGATtttattcttttcattcaaaatgCGATTTCCATTGCAAAACCAAACTATAGCTAGCTAGTAACTTAAACACAAAACAGCCTCAT from Glandiceps talaboti chromosome 12, keGlaTala1.1, whole genome shotgun sequence encodes the following:
- the LOC144443889 gene encoding threonine--tRNA ligase 1, cytoplasmic-like isoform X2, whose product is MAEEVAAGVDQLNLEDKPKQAAAAAAQGGQKKEKKEKKAKKKGGGGDTGNPVELEPWPEYIQSRIEMFDKLKAEYEAEIAAKDKTPIQVTLPDGKVVEGKAWETTPYLVAQGISQGLADNTVIAKVNDELWDLDRPLEGDVSLQLLKFEDEQGQQVFWHSSAHMLGEAMERHYGGCLCYGPPIDTGFFYDMFIEDRQVSSNDFSSLMQVVKKIQKEKQPFERLVMKKEDLLKMFEYNQFKVRILNEKITTPSTTVYRCGPLIDLCRGPHIRHTGKVKAMDVVKNSATYWEGKAEAESLQRIYGISFPDTKQLKEWKHFQEEAAKRDHRKLGRDHELYFFHELSPGSCFFHPKGAHIYNTLINYLKCEYRKRGFQEVISPNIYNSRLWETSGHWQHYSENMFSFDVEKEKYALKPMNCPGHCLIYDHRPRSWRELPYRMADFGVLHRNELSGALTGLVRVRRFQQDDAHIFCMTEQITEEINGCLDFLKSVYDTLGFTFALNLSTRPEKFMGEKEVWDHAEKQLQESLDKFGLPWKLNPGDGAFYGPKIDITILDALRRAHQCATIQLDFQLPQRFNLKYVSPDGTEKRPVMIHRAILGSVERMMAILTENYGGKWPFWLSPRQAMVVPVGPTVNDYAEQVKNQLFEAGFLCDVDVDAGDTMNKKIRNAQLAQYNFILVVGEKEKTNNTVNVRTRDNKVHGEKDIPTVIQRFRCLTNEKTIQSEESF
- the LOC144443889 gene encoding threonine--tRNA ligase 1, cytoplasmic-like isoform X1, with amino-acid sequence MTSILARLCINRVTKGFLYRVAKTMSTTTPPQAAAAAAQGGQKKEKKEKKAKKKGGGGDTGNPVELEPWPEYIQSRIEMFDKLKAEYEAEIAAKDKTPIQVTLPDGKVVEGKAWETTPYLVAQGISQGLADNTVIAKVNDELWDLDRPLEGDVSLQLLKFEDEQGQQVFWHSSAHMLGEAMERHYGGCLCYGPPIDTGFFYDMFIEDRQVSSNDFSSLMQVVKKIQKEKQPFERLVMKKEDLLKMFEYNQFKVRILNEKITTPSTTVYRCGPLIDLCRGPHIRHTGKVKAMDVVKNSATYWEGKAEAESLQRIYGISFPDTKQLKEWKHFQEEAAKRDHRKLGRDHELYFFHELSPGSCFFHPKGAHIYNTLINYLKCEYRKRGFQEVISPNIYNSRLWETSGHWQHYSENMFSFDVEKEKYALKPMNCPGHCLIYDHRPRSWRELPYRMADFGVLHRNELSGALTGLVRVRRFQQDDAHIFCMTEQITEEINGCLDFLKSVYDTLGFTFALNLSTRPEKFMGEKEVWDHAEKQLQESLDKFGLPWKLNPGDGAFYGPKIDITILDALRRAHQCATIQLDFQLPQRFNLKYVSPDGTEKRPVMIHRAILGSVERMMAILTENYGGKWPFWLSPRQAMVVPVGPTVNDYAEQVKNQLFEAGFLCDVDVDAGDTMNKKIRNAQLAQYNFILVVGEKEKTNNTVNVRTRDNKVHGEKDIPTVIQRFRCLTNEKTIQSEESF